Genomic DNA from Pelosinus sp. UFO1:
ATAGCAATAACACCACGACTCGAAAAATTTTAGTCAATATACATACCCCTCTCACTAGCCTCCGAGGTTAGCTGACGGGTTAGGGTTGAGATCCCCCTACCTCTAGGCAAATAAAAATCAGCCAAAAGGTTTCACCCCAAAACTTTGGTTCCCCCGGTCCTGTGCATTGATTAGGCTTTTATAAAACTGCACATTTTTTATTATTCGCTTTTTAAGTGAATATTCCTGCCATACATCTCATTATTTTACAATTAATATTTTCTTTTACAAGTTTTGTATGAATTATCCACTTTTAGCAAAATAAATCATAATTGCATTTATTCTTTTTGCTGTTGCTTTAATTCTACACGCAACAAATACAAGGGACGTTGCTTTACTTCTTCAAATATGCGCCCTACATATTCTCCAATAATACCTAGCCCTAACAATTGTAATCCACCTAAAAATAAGATACTTGCAGAAATCGTCGCCCACCCTGGTACTGCCTCTAGAGTAAACAACTTAATATATACAACATGCATTGTCACAGCAAAGCTAATCAACGCAAATAACAATCCCATAAAAAAGGCAAAGCGTAAAGGTAATTTAGAATAAGCAGTAATTCCATCAAGAGCAAAATGCATCATTTTCCGTAAAGAAAACTTAGATGTACCAGCAAAACGTTTCGGAGCAACGAACTCTACCAATGCTTGCCGATAACCGATTGCCCCGATCATACCTCGAATAAAGCGTGCCCTTTCTTTGTAACGACGAAAACTTTGTACAACAGCTTTATCCAATAAACGAAAATCCGAACCACCTTCTTGAATATGCACTTTAGACATAGCATTAATTAGCTTATAAAATAGACCAGAAGTAACAGACTTAAACCAGGAAACTCCTTCGGTACTAATTCTTATCGTTTGAACTACCTCAAATCCCTCTTCCCATTTTGCCAAAAGAACTGGCAACATTTCAGGTGGATGTTGCATATCTCCATCCATTGTAATAACACCATCGCCATCAGCATGATCAAGACCACAAGTCAAAGCTAATTGATGTCCATAATTTCGCGCCATAATCAATCCTCTAACCCTGCTGTCTTGCTGCGATATTTTCTCTAATAGCAGGGGTGTCGCATCACTTGAACCATCATCGACAAAAAGTAATTCAAACTTATAAGGTAATGGCTCCATATGTTTACAAACTTCCTGGTAAAAAAATTCAATATTCTCTTCTTCATTATATACAGGTACAACAATCGAGATGAATTTCATTATTTTCTCCTCTATTCCTAACTTGTCCTAACTTTATTATGATCATTCATAAAAGTAAGCCTTTGCCTCCCATAGCAAAGGCTTACTTTTAATGATTATTATAAGCCTATAGATTAAACTTATAATAATATAATTAAAAGACAAGTCTATTTTTCTTTATTAATATCTTGCCGCAATACTACTGCGCCTCTTAAATATAAATGCCTAATCGCTTTTTGTGGCAAATCAGTATTTAACAATATAAGTACACGAATACAGTGCGCTACCCCATTTGGGCTGTCAATTTCCTGCGTACCGAATAATGGTACCTCTGTCCATCCTAAATTCCTTGCTGCAATAGCCGGAAACGCCGAATTAACATCTGGAGTCGAGCTGAAAATTACAGCCCCAATATCTTCTATGTCGATTTTATTTGCCTCAACCAGAGCTGATAGAAGCTCTATTACGTTGCTAATAATCTCAGTTGACTCATTTTTCTCCACCGTAGTGGCACCTCGGATACCACGCACCAACCTTATCATCCTCTCTTACTACTATTCTAGTAAATAATTCGTTATTCACCACGTGATATCCTCTATCCTTTTAGAAAATCATCAGGATTTATTACAATAACAAGCTCCGCAATGATGGCATATCCACCATCCGCACCGAGGACAAATTGAATTAGATTCATTTAGTACGATATATTTTCCTTCATTATAATCCTTCCAACAAAAAACACTGCCTAAATCTTTATACAGTAACACATCATAAGCATCGACCCACGCTTTTTGATTATCTAATGTAAATAGTACTTCATTATGCCCTGTACTGTTATTCTTACGATATTCCTCTATTTTGATTTTTTCCTGTTTATCATCCCGTACCACAACAACATATAAATTCTTAATATCCATACTCCCACCCCCATAAATATATATGGCTGCCTAGAAGTATGTATACCAAAAGGAATATAAAATCAGCATAGCTGAATTTTATATTCCCTCTAAAACTTTCTTTACTTTTGATAAAAAGTTTTACAGTTTGTTTGTTCACTTTGATTAGCGGCTTTACCACCACCATCTACATTGACCTCAATTGCAGAAGCATCACAGTGTTCACCATTTCTCCAATATTTACAATTCGATACAGTACATTTTACGCCTGATAGCATGTGCATTCACCTCCCTTTTTTCAAATTTAGTATGTAGACTTTTCTTTCTCTTTATCCATTAAAACTAGGAATATAAAACAAAAATACTGAATGAGAAGGTTACCAACCACCTTCTCATTCAGTATTTTACGCTAATTTTTGTGTTAATTTTTGCAACCCCATATTTATATCTTCAATTTGTGCAGAAGCTACTTGAGGATAATTGCCGATTTCGATCGTCTCAAGTATAGGGTTTTTTGTCTGATCATAAAATACACCGTACCATATTCCTGCTATACCACTTTCCATCCACTCCGCTGGTTCAGCAGTATCAGACAAGTGGATGGTAATACTCCCGAGACCGAGAAAATCTCGAATTTCTTGACGCTCATCATCAGTAAGAGACATCTTATTAATAAAGACACTCCATGTTTCACCAGTCAAGGTAAAGCGTTTTAATGCCCCGTTTATCTCAAACAAGACTGCTTTACTCTTTTGCGATAATACTGCTTCATTCATGAATTTTCCCAACCTCTACCTGCCAATCTTTCAATACTTGTAATATCTCTTTTACTACATTATCCATTGTTTCTGCTACTATAGGTGTTAATTCCAAACCAATATCAATCGCGAATGGTTGTACTCCCATTATCATGATTTCCTTAGCAGGTTTTTCTAATACTTCCATTATCGCGAGTACATCTTGAATGCCAAGTTCATGCATCGATACTTTTTCTTTAAAGTATGCCTTAACTTCGTCATTTTGAAACCGATAAAAAGATCCGGGTGGTAATTGCCCTGACACAGCATCAATTAAAATTAAATTATCTGTTCCAACTAAAAAACGTAACAACTCCATGCCTAGCGTACCGCCATCTAATACCTGTACATTGGGAGGAAAGGAGTAGTGGCTAAGCAAATGTTCCACTACTCTTACACCAAATCCTTCATCCTGCATCAAAATGTTTCCTACCCCTAAAACCGTGATTTGCTTCATTCTTTTAGATCTCCTATATCATCCGGTTCTTTATCATAAAACTTAACTCCTGAAAACATTGCAGAAATCTCACCATATTTTTCACTCATGTCAGCCCTTGTCGCCATATATACATGGATAATGACAAATAAAACAATCATCCACGCTACGTAATGATGAATTAGATGCACAGTATATTCATCAATTAATAAATGGTTGATAGGTCCAAACAACTTAGCAAGTCCGCTATTGGGATTAACTTGTGCATACATAGCAAATCCTGTAAAGGCTTCTAAAAAAATCATACCATACACGCCACCATATCCTGACCTGGCCATTGAATTTCTTAGGTATGGTCTATGAGCAGAACGCATAAAGCCATAATGCAGGCCCATATCAAGCATTCCTGTCCAAAATAGTTTCGTCCAGGGTTTCGGGAGCATACGATCACCTTTATGTATGATAAATCCATAAATCCGTAAAATAAAGGATGCCATTAATATGTACGCCGCAGAAAAATGAATGAACCTAATTGTAGACATCGATGCCCAGTTACTAATAGCAAACGTTGGTTCTACACCTTGGCTACCAATATAAAAAGGATTACCAATATATAGACCCGTAACAAACAGAACTAAAATAGCCCCCGCCATTATCCAATGAAAAATTCTCGTCCATATTGTAAATACATAATAAACAGTTACTACACGAGTCTTCATTATACTCCTCCTTACCTACCATTCCTAGGCCTTCAAATAAGGATCACTATGTACAACTGCCAATTGACGACCTGAAGTATCATACAAATGAGTAGCACAAGCTAAACAAGGATCAAAAGCATGTATTGCTTTTAAAATTTCAAGAGGCTTATCAGCAATCTTTACTTTAGTATCCATCATAGTAGCTTCATAAGGTCCATAACCAGACTTACTATCCCGTGGACAAGCATTCCACGTAGATGGTACAACTGCCTGATAATTAGCGATTTTACCATCTTTAATAACTACCCAATGGCTAAGACCACCACGAGGTGCTTCATGAAGACCTACACCCTTTGCTTCCTTAGGCCACATCGTAGGTTCCCATTTTTCCATATTTGCAACAGAAGTATCGCCAGCTTTAATATTATTTACTAGTTTATCAAAGTAATACTTGCTGAGATATGCCATGACTTGCGCTTCTAGCCCTCGTACTGCCGTACGACCAACAGTTGATAACATCCACTTTTCTGGTGCTATGTTTAACACTTTTGAGACTCCATCTATTTGATCAACCATCATTTTTTCAACCCAAGTCGGCTCTTTAATGATTCCCTGCTTTACTTTCGTGTATACTATAATATAACGCGAAAGAGGTCCTACTTCGGCCATCTTGCCTTTCCATTTTGGGGTCTTAATCCACGAATATTTGCCATTCTCATCAAGGTATTTCCAATCAGTTTTCGTTCCCTCTTTTGGTGCAGTGTACTCGGGTTTAGTCACACCACTCCACGGGTGCAAATCCATATCCTTTTCAGGATAATTGTACCAGGAGTGTTCAACACCTTCCGTTAATACTTCTGGATCCACTAAGTCTTTAGCTTCAAAAGTATGAAATACGGCTTTATCAACACCTTGAGAAAACTGTTCTACAACGCCATCAGAGCGCAGCAATAAATTCTTATGAAAATCACCATTTGAAGTTCCAGAATAGGTCTCCTCTGGATAGTCTCCAAAACCAAGTACCCTCTCTTTAGCTAAGCCACCGCCGTCAACATAACCCTTTTTAACGTATAACTCTCCAATTGCTAGTACATCGGGCACGTAAAAGGAACTAGCAAGACTGATTGCCAGATTGATTGACGTATCCACAGCTGCCAAACGTTCTGTATTAATCGGTGCATTCATGTCATTCATCGAAATAGAGCAAGGCATACCACCAACCACATAATGAGGATGAGGATTTTTTCCACCAAAGACGACATGGGAAATAACAATTTCACGTTGTTTATCAAGCATATTTAAATAATGGGATACTGCCATTAAATGTACCTCTGGTGGTACTACATCATAATCAGGGTGATCCCACCACTGAGCAGAGAAGATCCCTAATTGACCACTATCCACAATTTTTTTCACTTTATCTTGTATACTCTTAAAATAAGCAGTGGTAGCTTTAGGGAATTCTTTAGGATATGCACTAGTGTCAAATTCAACTGGACCTTTTAGGCCTAAATCATATTTTTCTAACACTGTATTTTGTAAAGCTGCGGTAGCTGCTGGATCTGCTTTAAGAGCAGCAACAGGACTAATCCAATCCAAGGCATGTAAATGATAAAAATGTACAATATGATCATGTACCATTTGTGTCGTTGCAATAATGTTTCGGATATAGTTCGCATTTTTAGGAATTTGGATCCCTAATGCATCTTCTACTGCCCGCAAGCAACCTAATGCGTGAACAGTAGTGCAAACGCCACAAATTCTTTGCGCAAAAAGCCATGCATCTCGAGGATCACGACCTTTTAAAATTAGTTCAATACCACGCCATGCTGTGCCACTAGATAATGCATCTTGTACCTTACCAGTAGTTTCATCAACCGTAACTTCTAATCGTAAATGCCCTTCAATACGATTTACAGGATCAACAACAACACGTTTCACAAAACATCCTCCTCATTTCTTCTATTCATTATCATTATCTCGTTCATTATTGTCATCTTTATGATGTCTTCTATGTTGAATAGCAGAAAGAGCACCATGAGCAATTACACCAGCTGTAAGGGCGCCTGCCGCAACCAAGCCAACTTTATCCGCATTCGCAATGACATTAGGAA
This window encodes:
- a CDS encoding glycosyltransferase family 2 protein, with protein sequence MKFISIVVPVYNEEENIEFFYQEVCKHMEPLPYKFELLFVDDGSSDATPLLLEKISQQDSRVRGLIMARNYGHQLALTCGLDHADGDGVITMDGDMQHPPEMLPVLLAKWEEGFEVVQTIRISTEGVSWFKSVTSGLFYKLINAMSKVHIQEGGSDFRLLDKAVVQSFRRYKERARFIRGMIGAIGYRQALVEFVAPKRFAGTSKFSLRKMMHFALDGITAYSKLPLRFAFFMGLLFALISFAVTMHVVYIKLFTLEAVPGWATISASILFLGGLQLLGLGIIGEYVGRIFEEVKQRPLYLLRVELKQQQKE
- the aroH gene encoding chorismate mutase, which produces MRGIRGATTVEKNESTEIISNVIELLSALVEANKIDIEDIGAVIFSSTPDVNSAFPAIAARNLGWTEVPLFGTQEIDSPNGVAHCIRVLILLNTDLPQKAIRHLYLRGAVVLRQDINKEK
- a CDS encoding DUF1540 domain-containing protein encodes the protein MLSGVKCTVSNCKYWRNGEHCDASAIEVNVDGGGKAANQSEQTNCKTFYQK
- a CDS encoding hydrogenase expression/formation C-terminal domain-containing protein; amino-acid sequence: MNEAVLSQKSKAVLFEINGALKRFTLTGETWSVFINKMSLTDDERQEIRDFLGLGSITIHLSDTAEPAEWMESGIAGIWYGVFYDQTKNPILETIEIGNYPQVASAQIEDINMGLQKLTQKLA
- a CDS encoding HyaD/HybD family hydrogenase maturation endopeptidase encodes the protein MKQITVLGVGNILMQDEGFGVRVVEHLLSHYSFPPNVQVLDGGTLGMELLRFLVGTDNLILIDAVSGQLPPGSFYRFQNDEVKAYFKEKVSMHELGIQDVLAIMEVLEKPAKEIMIMGVQPFAIDIGLELTPIVAETMDNVVKEILQVLKDWQVEVGKIHE
- the cybH gene encoding Ni/Fe-hydrogenase, b-type cytochrome subunit, whose translation is MKTRVVTVYYVFTIWTRIFHWIMAGAILVLFVTGLYIGNPFYIGSQGVEPTFAISNWASMSTIRFIHFSAAYILMASFILRIYGFIIHKGDRMLPKPWTKLFWTGMLDMGLHYGFMRSAHRPYLRNSMARSGYGGVYGMIFLEAFTGFAMYAQVNPNSGLAKLFGPINHLLIDEYTVHLIHHYVAWMIVLFVIIHVYMATRADMSEKYGEISAMFSGVKFYDKEPDDIGDLKE
- a CDS encoding nickel-dependent hydrogenase large subunit; the protein is MKRVVVDPVNRIEGHLRLEVTVDETTGKVQDALSSGTAWRGIELILKGRDPRDAWLFAQRICGVCTTVHALGCLRAVEDALGIQIPKNANYIRNIIATTQMVHDHIVHFYHLHALDWISPVAALKADPAATAALQNTVLEKYDLGLKGPVEFDTSAYPKEFPKATTAYFKSIQDKVKKIVDSGQLGIFSAQWWDHPDYDVVPPEVHLMAVSHYLNMLDKQREIVISHVVFGGKNPHPHYVVGGMPCSISMNDMNAPINTERLAAVDTSINLAISLASSFYVPDVLAIGELYVKKGYVDGGGLAKERVLGFGDYPEETYSGTSNGDFHKNLLLRSDGVVEQFSQGVDKAVFHTFEAKDLVDPEVLTEGVEHSWYNYPEKDMDLHPWSGVTKPEYTAPKEGTKTDWKYLDENGKYSWIKTPKWKGKMAEVGPLSRYIIVYTKVKQGIIKEPTWVEKMMVDQIDGVSKVLNIAPEKWMLSTVGRTAVRGLEAQVMAYLSKYYFDKLVNNIKAGDTSVANMEKWEPTMWPKEAKGVGLHEAPRGGLSHWVVIKDGKIANYQAVVPSTWNACPRDSKSGYGPYEATMMDTKVKIADKPLEILKAIHAFDPCLACATHLYDTSGRQLAVVHSDPYLKA